One genomic segment of Brevibacillus laterosporus LMG 15441 includes these proteins:
- a CDS encoding 4'-phosphopantetheinyl transferase family protein — MKVFAIKVPDTFSEAVYRELLSLLPLDRQEKVNRYLKTEDKWRSLLGEVLVRMQLAQRMGILPEEIRYETNPYGKPFVTGEGACEFNVSHSASWVVAAFSASPIGIDVQQIKPINLQIADRFFSEQERQNLFQLPEANQIKGFFSYWAYKESYIKAVGKGLSLPLDSFTIQQEALDRATVYADNIPTGYHCRAYHVDEMYKVAVCTKQDQFCEEITIVEIEELTSKLLQA; from the coding sequence ATGAAAGTGTTTGCGATAAAAGTACCCGATACGTTTTCAGAGGCGGTGTATCGGGAGTTGCTCTCTCTGCTCCCGTTGGACCGTCAGGAAAAAGTAAATCGTTACCTTAAAACGGAGGATAAATGGCGCTCCTTGCTTGGGGAGGTGCTGGTACGGATGCAATTGGCTCAACGAATGGGGATTTTGCCAGAAGAGATTCGCTATGAGACCAATCCATACGGAAAGCCCTTTGTTACGGGAGAAGGTGCGTGCGAATTTAATGTGTCGCATTCAGCTAGCTGGGTAGTTGCTGCTTTTAGTGCCAGTCCAATTGGTATTGATGTTCAACAAATCAAACCCATTAATCTACAAATTGCTGACCGATTTTTTTCTGAACAAGAGCGTCAGAATTTGTTCCAGCTCCCTGAGGCGAACCAAATAAAAGGTTTTTTTAGTTATTGGGCGTATAAAGAAAGCTATATAAAAGCCGTGGGGAAGGGACTTTCACTGCCGCTTGATTCTTTTACGATTCAGCAGGAGGCCTTAGACAGAGCGACGGTATACGCTGATAACATACCGACTGGTTATCATTGTAGAGCCTATCACGTAGATGAGATGTATAAAGTTGCCGTATGTACAAAGCAGGATCAATTTTGTGAGGAAATTACAATTGTAGAAATAGAAGAGTTGACTAGCAAGCTCTTACAAGCATAA
- a CDS encoding SWIM zinc finger family protein, giving the protein MKPQKSNVQIEWIARLKELIRKAGGAQRNQRGRTKAKEGGVLEWRAVEAGIKAKVTGANQVHYTVSLSPKKPVHVGREKALDLIRQSPLFTAQLLGGTFSGELAAHFADQKLEVLPDSLEEWNAHCSCPDVVGYCKHVYALYYQLLAEAEEDPFVFLAFLGLQCADIIGGFREQWLPHSKAYSGEGMGQQEITSLPEPTNPSELLHTGIDEEVGAVFLRRAVDHGTFFQTAPHFSAMTNSFTQENILPEQLLLIWGPPAFAVRKEAMMIGALQEVYRVVSKKAGEEIATLP; this is encoded by the coding sequence GTGAAGCCGCAAAAATCGAACGTACAGATTGAGTGGATCGCTCGCTTGAAGGAATTGATTCGAAAAGCAGGTGGGGCACAGCGAAATCAGCGTGGACGTACGAAAGCCAAAGAAGGCGGAGTATTAGAGTGGAGAGCCGTTGAGGCTGGTATAAAAGCAAAAGTGACAGGGGCAAATCAGGTGCACTACACGGTCTCACTTAGCCCCAAAAAACCGGTGCATGTAGGGCGTGAAAAAGCATTGGACTTAATCAGACAGTCGCCTCTTTTTACAGCTCAGCTATTAGGCGGGACATTTTCTGGGGAACTGGCTGCCCATTTCGCCGATCAAAAATTGGAGGTTCTTCCAGACTCATTAGAGGAATGGAATGCTCACTGTAGTTGTCCAGATGTGGTTGGTTATTGCAAACATGTATATGCTCTGTATTATCAACTGCTCGCTGAAGCGGAAGAGGACCCATTTGTATTTTTAGCATTTCTTGGGCTACAGTGTGCTGATATTATAGGTGGATTTCGGGAGCAGTGGTTGCCACACAGTAAAGCCTATTCGGGAGAGGGAATGGGCCAACAGGAAATTACGAGTCTACCAGAGCCGACCAATCCGTCTGAATTGCTACATACAGGTATAGACGAGGAAGTGGGTGCTGTGTTTTTACGCAGAGCGGTTGACCACGGCACCTTTTTTCAGACCGCTCCTCATTTTTCTGCGATGACAAATTCTTTTACGCAAGAAAATATACTACCTGAGCAATTACTTCTAATCTGGGGACCGCCTGCATTTGCCGTCCGCAAAGAAGCCATGATGATTGGAGCCCTACAAGAAGTGTATCGGGTTGTGAGTAAGAAGGCTGGAGAGGAGATAGCTACTTTGCCATGA
- a CDS encoding DEAD/DEAH box helicase, translated as MTTLHGIWLPDAFFLFCLRGGEIVPVSNWMEQLSTEQQMKLMKSGKVGIRTFQVPYWFDQGEYYPSNKPKLMVQQINGLSIAMKEALPFLWQTDEAMLQHSGFLLGDSLHYYQKVAQFALQMLWHANIRPGVKVRKGKRYGYAEADAIWDVDLTKEEVRTFSHTLALAMPAICRAYDPQKTGGSDIMTDPHNIQADFLQNAIQTTIHDWLDMESEELRQQLSKGKGDFSLQWLRGLLTRITEPIEGTTKELQSFKQQVDLWTKGEGRNKRDCVGQYAMRLYLRLEPPQQIEVEAEESIFTLHVYLQPVTEPSRLISAKDIWLGSGEATAFFGKDLGRAQEFLLEQLGCASILMPALEETLRQALVEQIQLPVQEAFHFLQEIAPRLQAEGVGVQLPSWWVKRGRKRLGLKLRVMQDHSLYAADSSAVIHRLGLHEIVRFDAKAALGDQEISLAELEKIADSKLPFIQLRGEWTEVNQESVKRMLQYLKQAEQDEITLHDMLYLMAELEASDEWEDIPVVDFELPTALDDLLHGRLEQNLDHIDTPMGLQGVLRPYQKRGYAWLQLMSKLGFGVCLADDMGLGKTIQMITVLMAEKLSAPAIIVCPTSLMNNWSKEIERFAPTLRVYTHHGPERLHQNELQAKVAEHDVVITSYSLVNRDLADLMEIKWSYLVLDEAQNIKNSKSKQARSAMKIHAQHRIAMTGTPIENRLSELWSIFQFLNPGYLGTLTQFRTQFTLPIERYREQERMESLRKLVKPFILRRLKTDPTIIVDLPEKIESKTYCTLSEEQASLYQAAVNHMMQKINSVEGMQRRGYVLATLTHLKQICDHPALYLHQSADHLERRSGKVRRVTELVHDIMEQQEAVLLFTQYVDMGSMLAKHFREVLQEEVLFLHGGISKQERDDMIDRFQSGMGPRIFILSLKAGGVGLNLTRANHVIHFDRWWNPAVENQATDRAYRIGQKKNVHVHRLICQGTLEERIDQLMESKRELAEQVIHSGEQWITELSANELHSLFELREDLICQEEDDLL; from the coding sequence ATGACGACGTTGCACGGTATCTGGTTACCAGATGCTTTTTTTCTTTTCTGTTTGCGCGGCGGCGAGATTGTACCCGTCAGTAATTGGATGGAACAATTGTCGACCGAACAACAGATGAAATTGATGAAGTCTGGAAAAGTGGGCATCCGTACCTTTCAAGTTCCATATTGGTTTGATCAAGGGGAGTATTACCCGTCCAATAAGCCAAAATTGATGGTACAACAGATTAATGGACTAAGTATAGCTATGAAGGAAGCTTTACCATTCCTGTGGCAAACAGACGAAGCAATGCTACAGCATAGCGGTTTTTTGCTAGGTGATAGCTTGCATTACTACCAAAAGGTAGCTCAATTTGCCCTGCAAATGCTATGGCATGCAAATATCCGGCCGGGTGTTAAGGTACGTAAAGGAAAACGGTACGGCTATGCAGAAGCAGACGCTATTTGGGATGTAGATTTGACCAAGGAAGAAGTGCGCACATTTTCACACACCTTGGCGCTTGCAATGCCGGCTATCTGTCGAGCGTATGACCCACAGAAGACAGGTGGAAGCGACATTATGACAGATCCGCACAACATTCAGGCGGATTTTTTACAAAATGCAATACAAACTACGATACATGACTGGCTGGATATGGAAAGCGAAGAGCTGCGACAACAGCTTAGCAAGGGGAAGGGAGATTTCTCCTTGCAATGGCTACGGGGATTACTAACTCGGATAACGGAGCCTATTGAGGGTACAACGAAGGAGCTGCAAAGCTTTAAACAGCAAGTAGATTTGTGGACAAAAGGAGAAGGACGTAACAAGCGGGATTGTGTGGGACAGTATGCAATGCGCCTATACTTACGTCTGGAACCACCTCAGCAGATCGAAGTAGAAGCAGAAGAGTCCATTTTTACATTGCATGTGTATCTACAACCTGTCACAGAACCATCTCGGCTTATTTCAGCTAAGGATATCTGGTTAGGGTCTGGTGAGGCTACAGCCTTTTTCGGAAAGGATCTGGGTAGGGCTCAAGAATTCTTGCTGGAGCAATTGGGATGCGCGTCGATACTAATGCCAGCGTTAGAAGAAACGCTACGCCAAGCATTAGTGGAGCAAATACAGCTTCCTGTGCAAGAGGCCTTTCATTTTTTACAAGAGATAGCTCCACGGTTGCAGGCAGAAGGAGTTGGTGTTCAATTACCTTCTTGGTGGGTAAAGCGTGGACGCAAACGACTAGGCTTAAAGCTTAGAGTTATGCAGGATCACTCACTCTATGCAGCGGATTCCTCTGCTGTTATTCATCGTTTAGGCTTACATGAAATCGTTCGTTTTGATGCGAAAGCAGCTTTAGGTGACCAGGAAATCAGCTTGGCCGAACTGGAGAAAATTGCCGATTCAAAGCTCCCTTTTATCCAATTACGCGGGGAGTGGACTGAGGTAAATCAGGAATCGGTTAAACGGATGCTGCAATATTTAAAACAGGCTGAGCAAGATGAAATCACGCTGCATGATATGCTTTACTTAATGGCTGAGCTGGAAGCAAGTGATGAATGGGAAGATATCCCTGTAGTTGATTTCGAACTTCCTACAGCTCTTGATGACTTATTACATGGACGACTTGAACAGAATTTAGATCATATTGACACCCCAATGGGACTGCAAGGAGTATTGCGTCCTTACCAAAAACGTGGGTATGCTTGGCTTCAGCTTATGTCCAAATTAGGCTTTGGCGTCTGTTTGGCAGATGATATGGGTCTAGGAAAAACCATTCAGATGATTACAGTTTTGATGGCGGAGAAGCTATCTGCACCGGCTATAATCGTGTGCCCGACCTCATTGATGAATAATTGGAGTAAAGAGATAGAGAGATTTGCCCCAACACTACGGGTGTATACGCACCATGGACCAGAACGCTTGCACCAAAATGAACTGCAAGCAAAAGTAGCTGAACATGATGTTGTGATTACATCTTATTCCTTAGTCAACCGTGATTTAGCTGATTTAATGGAAATCAAATGGTCCTACTTGGTGTTAGATGAGGCTCAGAATATCAAAAACAGTAAAAGTAAACAGGCGAGAAGCGCCATGAAAATACATGCTCAGCATCGAATTGCGATGACGGGTACACCAATTGAAAATCGGCTAAGTGAGCTTTGGTCGATCTTCCAGTTTTTAAATCCGGGTTATTTAGGCACTTTAACGCAATTTCGTACACAATTTACGTTGCCTATTGAAAGGTATCGCGAGCAGGAACGTATGGAATCTCTGCGAAAATTAGTAAAGCCCTTTATTTTGCGGCGGTTGAAAACAGACCCTACCATTATTGTGGATTTACCAGAAAAAATTGAAAGCAAAACGTATTGCACACTGTCAGAGGAACAGGCTAGCTTGTATCAAGCAGCCGTTAATCATATGATGCAAAAAATCAATTCGGTAGAAGGAATGCAACGTCGTGGATATGTTCTTGCTACGTTAACTCATCTTAAACAAATCTGTGACCATCCAGCCCTCTATTTACACCAGTCTGCCGATCATTTAGAGCGTCGTTCTGGTAAGGTACGGCGGGTAACCGAACTTGTTCACGATATAATGGAACAGCAGGAGGCCGTGTTGCTGTTTACGCAATATGTAGACATGGGGAGCATGCTTGCAAAGCATTTTCGTGAGGTTTTACAAGAGGAGGTTCTCTTCTTACATGGAGGGATTAGTAAACAAGAGCGGGATGATATGATAGATCGCTTTCAGTCTGGTATGGGACCGCGAATCTTTATTTTGTCATTAAAAGCTGGCGGTGTCGGTCTTAACCTGACCAGAGCAAATCATGTGATTCATTTTGATCGGTGGTGGAATCCTGCTGTCGAAAACCAGGCAACCGATCGGGCATATCGCATTGGGCAAAAGAAAAATGTACATGTCCACCGATTAATTTGTCAGGGAACGCTAGAGGAGCGCATTGATCAGTTAATGGAATCAAAGCGGGAATTGGCAGAGCAGGTGATCCACTCTGGTGAACAATGGATTACCGAGTTATCAGCAAATGAGCTACACTCCTTATTTGAGCTACGTGAGGATTTGATCTGCCAAGAGGAGGATGATTTGTTGTGA
- a CDS encoding ABC-F family ATP-binding cassette domain-containing protein, with product MISTNGVTLRYGKRALFEDVNIKFTPGNCYGLIGANGAGKSTFLKILSGEIEPNNGEVILTPGERLAVLKQNHYEFDECEVLKTVMMGHRRLFDIMEEKNALYMKEDFSEADGIRASELEGEFEDLNGWQAESDAAALLIGLGIPAEFHDKKMLELDGNLKVRVLLAQALFGNPDILLLDEPTNHLDIESIRWLENFLANYENTVIVVSHDRHFLNQVCTHIADIDFGKIQMYVGNYDFWYESSQLALKLMREQNKKKEEKIKELESFIARFSANASKSKQATSRKKMLDKISLDDIKPSSRRYPFINFKPEREAGKNILEIEGLSKTLEGEKLFENTHLIINKGDKIALVGPNGHVKTALFQILMGEMEADSGTFSWGVTTTQAYFPKDNSEYFDGCDLSLVDWLRQYSKNQDETFLRGFLGRMLFSGEEALKKANVLSGGEKVRCMLSKMMMVGGNVLLLDEPTNHLDLESITALNNGLIEYDGTMLFVSHDHQFVQTIANRIIEITPNGIIDKMMTYDEYLESEEIKQLREKLYSE from the coding sequence ATGATAAGTACAAATGGTGTTACCCTGCGATATGGGAAACGCGCTTTGTTTGAAGATGTAAATATCAAGTTCACACCTGGTAACTGCTATGGATTAATTGGGGCAAATGGAGCTGGTAAGTCTACATTTCTGAAGATTTTATCCGGCGAAATTGAACCAAACAACGGAGAGGTTATTTTAACTCCTGGAGAACGTCTTGCCGTTTTAAAGCAAAATCATTATGAGTTCGATGAATGCGAAGTCTTGAAAACGGTAATGATGGGTCATAGAAGATTGTTTGATATCATGGAAGAGAAAAATGCTCTGTACATGAAAGAAGATTTCTCTGAAGCAGACGGGATTCGTGCGTCTGAATTGGAAGGAGAATTCGAAGACTTGAATGGTTGGCAAGCAGAATCTGATGCCGCTGCTCTACTAATTGGCCTAGGAATTCCTGCTGAATTCCATGATAAGAAAATGCTAGAGCTTGACGGAAATCTGAAAGTTCGTGTCTTGCTGGCACAAGCATTGTTTGGTAACCCTGACATCCTTCTACTCGATGAGCCTACCAACCACTTGGACATCGAATCCATTCGTTGGCTAGAAAACTTCTTAGCTAATTATGAAAATACTGTTATTGTTGTATCCCATGACCGTCACTTCTTAAACCAAGTATGTACGCATATTGCTGATATTGACTTTGGTAAGATTCAAATGTATGTGGGGAACTACGATTTCTGGTATGAATCTAGCCAGCTAGCTCTTAAGTTAATGAGAGAGCAAAATAAGAAAAAAGAAGAGAAAATTAAAGAATTGGAAAGCTTTATTGCGCGCTTTAGCGCCAATGCTTCTAAATCAAAACAAGCAACCTCTCGTAAGAAGATGTTGGATAAAATTTCGTTGGATGATATCAAGCCTTCCAGCCGCCGTTATCCATTTATTAACTTCAAGCCGGAGCGAGAAGCAGGTAAAAATATTTTGGAAATAGAAGGCTTATCCAAGACTCTTGAAGGTGAAAAGCTTTTCGAAAATACACACCTTATTATCAACAAGGGTGATAAGATAGCGCTAGTGGGCCCAAATGGTCACGTAAAAACAGCCTTGTTCCAAATTTTAATGGGTGAAATGGAAGCAGACAGTGGAACATTCTCTTGGGGTGTTACAACCACTCAGGCATATTTCCCGAAAGATAACTCTGAGTACTTTGATGGATGCGATTTATCCTTGGTTGATTGGTTGCGTCAATACTCCAAAAATCAAGACGAGACATTCTTGCGCGGCTTCTTAGGCAGAATGCTGTTCTCTGGCGAAGAAGCACTGAAAAAAGCTAATGTTTTGTCCGGTGGAGAGAAAGTGCGTTGCATGCTGTCCAAAATGATGATGGTGGGCGGAAATGTTCTCCTATTAGATGAGCCTACTAACCACTTGGATTTGGAATCTATTACAGCATTAAATAATGGTTTAATTGAATATGATGGTACGATGCTGTTTGTTTCTCATGACCATCAGTTTGTTCAAACCATTGCCAACCGGATCATTGAGATTACTCCAAATGGTATCATTGATAAAATGATGACATACGATGAATATCTGGAAAGCGAAGAAATCAAACAGCTTCGCGAAAAATTGTACAGCGAGTAA
- a CDS encoding b(o/a)3-type cytochrome-c oxidase subunit 1: MVAQLKEYHKTQPVVKVDAAAAKLSLAHIYVAYIGFAIAILCGLLQGLVRGGVITLPSWLGYYQVLTAHGVLLGLVFTTFFIIGFFISGCARTSEGKLTPLALKLGWIGWLLMTVGTAMATVAILSNEASVLYTFYAPMKASPLFYIGSALLVVGSWMGGYSIFANYIHWRKTNKGKTSPLFQFMAVSTMILWQIATLGVAAEVLLQLIPWSLGWVPEVNVLLSRTLFWYFGHPLVYFWLMPAYVCWYVNIPKIIGGKVFSDSLARLSFILLILFSIPVGFHHQLMEPGISDKWKMLHVILTLTVVFPSLMTAFSLFAVFETSGRKKGAKGLFGWFSKLPWKDVRFFAPMLGMLAFIPAGAGGIINASNQMNAVVHNTIWVTGHFHLTVGTSIALTFFGITYWLLPNLTGRKMTPALHRVGILQAVMWSVGMLLMSGAMHYLGLQGVPRRTDYTTYFDNAEALSWIPPQQLMGFGGAILFFAGILMVGILFYLIFKAPKGEEDYPIAESQESVERTPKILERWSLWLGIAVFLIIVAYAYPIYQLIDHAPPGSKPFITW, from the coding sequence ATGGTAGCGCAATTAAAGGAATATCATAAAACACAACCGGTGGTAAAAGTAGACGCCGCAGCTGCAAAACTTTCGTTGGCGCATATTTATGTGGCGTATATTGGTTTTGCTATCGCCATTTTGTGCGGCTTGCTTCAAGGTCTGGTACGGGGCGGGGTTATAACCTTGCCATCTTGGTTAGGCTATTATCAGGTTTTAACAGCACACGGGGTATTATTGGGTCTAGTTTTTACAACATTCTTTATTATAGGATTTTTCATCTCAGGTTGTGCTCGCACATCAGAGGGAAAGCTAACACCTTTAGCTTTGAAGCTGGGTTGGATTGGTTGGCTTCTCATGACGGTGGGTACAGCGATGGCAACAGTAGCGATTCTATCCAATGAAGCCTCGGTTCTGTATACATTCTATGCACCAATGAAAGCGTCTCCACTGTTCTATATTGGGTCAGCCTTACTAGTCGTAGGTAGCTGGATGGGCGGATATTCGATTTTTGCGAATTACATTCATTGGAGAAAAACAAATAAGGGAAAAACATCTCCCCTATTTCAATTCATGGCTGTTTCTACCATGATTTTGTGGCAGATTGCAACATTAGGGGTGGCAGCAGAGGTCTTGCTACAGCTCATTCCATGGTCTCTTGGCTGGGTACCAGAAGTGAATGTCCTGCTAAGCCGTACGCTCTTTTGGTATTTTGGTCACCCACTTGTCTATTTCTGGTTAATGCCTGCTTATGTCTGCTGGTATGTTAATATTCCAAAAATAATCGGTGGTAAAGTATTTAGTGATTCGCTCGCACGTTTATCTTTTATTCTGCTTATTCTATTCTCCATTCCTGTAGGCTTTCATCACCAGTTAATGGAGCCAGGTATTTCAGATAAATGGAAAATGCTACATGTAATCTTGACTTTAACCGTAGTATTCCCTTCGCTTATGACGGCATTTTCGCTATTTGCCGTATTTGAAACATCGGGACGTAAAAAGGGTGCAAAGGGCTTGTTTGGCTGGTTTTCGAAATTGCCTTGGAAGGATGTGCGTTTCTTTGCCCCTATGCTGGGGATGCTTGCTTTCATTCCAGCGGGTGCAGGTGGAATTATTAATGCGAGTAACCAGATGAACGCAGTGGTGCATAATACAATCTGGGTTACAGGTCACTTCCATTTAACGGTCGGAACTAGCATTGCGCTCACTTTCTTTGGTATTACGTATTGGTTATTGCCAAATTTAACAGGGCGCAAAATGACCCCTGCCTTGCATCGTGTAGGAATTTTGCAGGCAGTCATGTGGTCGGTTGGGATGTTACTCATGTCAGGTGCGATGCACTATCTTGGGCTTCAGGGTGTGCCGCGCCGTACGGATTACACTACTTACTTTGACAATGCGGAGGCTCTAAGCTGGATACCTCCCCAACAGTTAATGGGCTTTGGCGGTGCTATCCTATTCTTTGCAGGAATACTGATGGTAGGAATTTTATTCTATCTCATCTTTAAGGCACCAAAAGGCGAGGAGGATTATCCAATTGCTGAATCCCAAGAATCAGTGGAACGTACTCCAAAAATTTTAGAGCGCTGGTCTTTATGGCTCGGTATCGCCGTATTTTTGATTATCGTGGCTTATGCATATCCGATCTACCAATTGATTGATCATGCACCACCTGGATCAAAACCGTTTATAACGTGGTAA
- a CDS encoding cytochrome c oxidase subunit II — protein MHLHRFEKIWLMVGGATLVLFLIVLSVNAYAMGMMPPSHMKMIDPKKVDETAPFDNLGLHKTGDNEYDLVMTSFIFTFQPNQIEVPVGAKVKFVVTSKDVVHGFEIPKTNVNIMVLPGHISEVTHTFDKPGTYLILCNEYCGAGHQLMAATIVVK, from the coding sequence ATGCATTTACACCGCTTTGAAAAAATTTGGCTGATGGTTGGGGGCGCGACGCTTGTACTGTTTTTGATCGTCTTGTCTGTCAATGCCTATGCAATGGGGATGATGCCGCCAAGCCATATGAAAATGATAGACCCAAAAAAGGTAGATGAAACTGCCCCATTTGATAATCTAGGACTTCATAAAACTGGTGATAATGAATACGATCTTGTCATGACATCATTTATTTTTACTTTCCAACCTAATCAAATTGAAGTTCCAGTCGGTGCCAAGGTTAAATTTGTCGTAACGAGCAAAGACGTGGTACACGGCTTCGAGATACCAAAAACAAATGTCAACATCATGGTGTTACCTGGTCACATCAGCGAAGTCACTCACACATTTGACAAGCCAGGAACGTACTTAATTCTCTGTAATGAATATTGTGGCGCTGGTCACCAGTTAATGGCAGCTACAATTGTTGTGAAGTGA
- a CDS encoding cytochrome c oxidase subunit 2A: protein MNSSQTQPNQKAENEKHQEGELNLKGTLASVFLVGLFIAVTWFAVFGVFLSRA, encoded by the coding sequence ATGAACAGCTCCCAAACTCAACCGAATCAAAAGGCAGAGAACGAGAAGCATCAGGAAGGCGAACTAAATTTAAAAGGAACGCTAGCTTCGGTCTTTCTAGTAGGTCTGTTTATCGCAGTGACTTGGTTTGCTGTATTTGGGGTTTTTCTAAGCAGGGCATAG
- a CDS encoding SCP2 sterol-binding domain-containing protein produces MLQELETLADRINQDPSTIEGWLAVYQFDVSGERGGTYQVRFCDNQVQVMEGNSNQAQCTLQLSDTNFAKLLRKQLNPTAAVMLGKIKIKGDITLALQLQRLLA; encoded by the coding sequence GTGTTGCAAGAATTGGAGACACTTGCTGATCGCATAAATCAAGACCCTTCTACCATTGAGGGATGGTTGGCTGTTTATCAATTCGATGTAAGTGGAGAACGGGGAGGCACCTATCAGGTTCGATTTTGTGACAATCAGGTTCAAGTAATGGAAGGAAACTCTAATCAGGCACAATGTACGCTCCAGCTATCTGACACCAATTTTGCAAAGCTCCTACGAAAACAATTGAATCCTACTGCTGCTGTTATGTTAGGTAAAATAAAGATTAAGGGAGATATAACACTAGCTTTACAATTACAGCGCTTACTTGCTTAA
- a CDS encoding IS1182 family transposase, whose product MLKRQDAEARYQLSVVSLDELVPSNHLVRKIEKAIDFTFIYDLVKDKYSQDNGRPSVDPVVLIKIVFIQYLFGIKSMRQTIKELETNVAYRWFIGYDFTQPIPHFSTFGKNYARRFQDTDLFETIFAHILGQALKHRFVDPSVMFIDSTHVKANANKKKYIKTIVEQEPKKYLSYLTDELNQDRIDHGKKPLPKKSEYIKKEVKLSTTDPDSGWFIKDEKERLFAYSFHAASDKNGFILSAKVTAANVHDSQMFQDVLSQAIHQVGKPYAVAVDAGYKTPYIAKTLITSGIRPVMPYTRPRTKDGFFKRYEYTYDEYYDCYICPANEILSYETTTREGYRMYRSNPSICKDCSFRNQCTNSKDSVKKISRHIWTEYIEEADHLRHTPKNKEIYSRRKETIERVFADLKEKHGLRWTTLRGIKKVTMQVMLVFASMNLKKLATWLWNPEKEKRKLLQLLTFYQQKIKQTLLISVA is encoded by the coding sequence TTGTTAAAAAGACAAGATGCAGAAGCCCGTTACCAACTGTCTGTGGTTTCATTAGATGAGCTTGTCCCTTCTAATCATTTAGTTCGTAAAATTGAGAAAGCAATTGATTTTACTTTTATATACGACCTTGTAAAAGACAAATACTCGCAAGATAATGGGAGACCGAGTGTCGACCCTGTTGTATTAATCAAGATCGTATTTATTCAATATTTATTTGGAATAAAATCTATGCGTCAGACAATCAAAGAACTGGAAACGAATGTAGCTTATCGGTGGTTTATCGGTTATGACTTCACTCAACCAATTCCTCATTTCTCTACCTTCGGTAAAAATTATGCTCGTCGTTTTCAAGATACAGACCTCTTTGAAACCATTTTCGCACATATTCTTGGACAAGCTCTTAAGCATCGATTTGTTGATCCTTCTGTTATGTTTATTGATTCTACTCATGTAAAGGCTAATGCTAATAAGAAGAAATACATAAAGACTATAGTTGAACAAGAGCCTAAAAAATATCTATCTTATTTAACAGACGAATTAAATCAGGATAGGATCGATCACGGAAAGAAGCCCTTGCCAAAAAAGTCTGAGTATATAAAAAAGGAAGTGAAGTTGAGCACTACTGATCCTGATAGTGGTTGGTTTATTAAGGATGAAAAAGAAAGATTATTTGCATATTCTTTCCATGCCGCAAGCGATAAGAACGGATTCATCTTAAGTGCAAAAGTAACAGCTGCTAATGTTCACGACAGCCAAATGTTCCAAGATGTTTTAAGTCAAGCTATTCATCAAGTAGGAAAACCGTATGCAGTAGCAGTAGATGCAGGCTATAAAACTCCTTATATTGCTAAAACCCTCATTACGTCTGGTATACGTCCTGTAATGCCGTATACGCGACCACGTACAAAGGATGGATTCTTTAAGAGATACGAATATACTTATGATGAATATTATGATTGCTATATTTGTCCTGCAAATGAAATATTATCTTATGAGACAACAACCCGTGAGGGGTATCGAATGTACAGATCGAATCCATCAATCTGCAAAGATTGTTCCTTTCGGAACCAATGTACAAATAGCAAGGATTCAGTGAAAAAAATTAGTCGTCATATATGGACGGAATACATAGAAGAAGCTGATCATCTTAGACATACGCCAAAAAATAAAGAAATCTATTCAAGAAGAAAAGAAACGATTGAACGAGTATTTGCAGATTTAAAGGAAAAGCATGGCTTGAGATGGACCACTTTACGAGGGATTAAAAAAGTGACCATGCAGGTGATGCTTGTTTTTGCTTCTATGAATTTAAAAAAGCTCGCTACTTGGCTCTGGAATCCTGAAAAGGAGAAGCGTAAGCTTCTTCAATTACTGACTTTTTACCAACAAAAAATAAAACAAACTCTCCTTATATCAGTAGCATAA
- a CDS encoding YycC family protein yields MRPLQISAETAVKLAEQLGVPLERLMHMPQHILMQKLMEISKQEVSEQKTESDSKEK; encoded by the coding sequence ATGAGACCTTTACAGATATCAGCAGAAACAGCCGTAAAGTTGGCTGAACAGCTTGGAGTTCCCTTGGAAAGATTAATGCACATGCCTCAGCATATATTGATGCAAAAGCTAATGGAGATTTCAAAGCAGGAAGTCTCAGAGCAAAAGACAGAATCGGATAGCAAGGAGAAATAA